The Acidobacteriota bacterium genome segment GCGAGCGGCTCGACGCCATCCGCCGCTGGTTCGCGCAGGACTGGCAGGCCCTCGACCCGAAGCTGCGCTCCAGCATCGTCGAGGGCCTCAGCGTCTTCCTCTCCGTCTTCGACCTGCCCGACGTGGCCGCGATCTTCTGCCCGCCCAGGCCGCCCGACGCGCACGGCGCGCCAGCCGACGCCCCCGCGGCCGACGCGGCGCCCGTCGTCCGGCCGCTGCCGCCGCTCGACGAGGTGATCGACGCCGGCAAGGTCCTGTGCCTGAACATGCCGGCCGGCACCAATCCGGCCCTTTCCAGGGCCGTCGGCGTCCTGCTCAAGCAGGCGTGGCTCCAGACGCTGCTCCGACGCCCGGCCGAGATGGCGCGCCGCCCCGGCCGCATCTGGCGGCCCGCCGTGTTCCTGTGCGACGAGTACCAGAGCTTCGCCACCGTCGGCGAGGACGACCCGGCCGGCGACGAGAAGGCGTTCGCCCTGACCCGCCAGTCGCGCCTCATCCCCATCGTGGCCACGCAGTCGATCTCGTCGCTGCGCGCCGTGTTGGGCCAGTCCGAGGCGTGGCGGGCGCTGCTCCAGACGCTCCGCACGCGCATCTTCCTGTCGCTTGGCGACGACTCGTCGGTGCAGATCGCAAGCGCGCTGTGCGGCCAGGTCGCCCGCATGAAGGCGTCCTACAGCTTCTTGGAGCAGACTTCGCAGGCCACCGCGTCGCTGCTCTCCGGAGCCCCCGGCGGCGGGACCGGCAGCCTCAGCGCCAGCAAGTCGTTCAGCGAACGCCGCGAGGCGCTGTTCCATCCCCGCGACTTCGCCCTGCTCGGCAACTGCCAGGCCATCGTCCTGCCCTACGACGGCCGACGCGCGCTCGACGCGCGCCGTTGCTATCTCAAGCCGGACTTCCTGCCGCGGGACCGGCCCTACTGGCGCGCCCGCGAGGCCGGAGACCTGTAGATGGAGCTGACCGTCGCCGACCTGACGCCGTTCCTGCCGGGGCTCGAAGCCGCACTCGACGACGAGACCGTCTCCGAGGTGATGATCAACGGCCCGGGCACGGTCTTCATCGAGCGCGCCGGCCGCATGACGGCGCTCGACGCGCCGGAGCTGACGGCCGACGCGGTGGCGCGCGCCGCCGTCCAGATCGCACGGCCGCTCGGAAGGGACCCGCTCTCCGAGCCGGTCATCGACGCCAGGCTGGCGGACGGCTCGCGCGTCGCCATCTGCGGCCCGCCGGCCGCCCCGACGGCCGCGATCACCATCCGCCGCTTCGGGGGCCGGGCCTTCACCGTCGCCGAGCTGACCGCGAGCGGGTCGCTTCCGGCCGCCGTCGCCGACGAGACCGCGGCCGTGCTCCGCCACGGCCGCAACGTCCTGATCTCCGGCGGTACCGGTTCCGGCAAGACGACGCTGCTGAACGCGCTGGTGTCGCTGCTGCCCGCCGAAGGCCGCGTCGTCTCCATCGAGGACACCCTGGAGCTGCGGCTGCGCCGGACCAACGGCCTGCGGTTCGAGGCGCGCGGGCTCGGCGACCGCGGCGTCACCATCCGCGACCTGGTGCGCCATGCGCTGCGCCACCGGCCCGACCACATCGTCGTCGGCGAGGTCCGCGGGGCCGAGGCCGCAGACCTGCTCCAGGCGCTCAACACCGGGCACGGGGGCAGCTTGGCCACGGTGCATGCGAACAATGCCGCCGCGGCCCTGTCGCGGCTGGCGACCTGCGCCATGCAGGCCAGCGACGCCCTGCCCTGGGCCGTCGTCTGCCGCGGCGTGGTCGACGGCATCGAGGCCGTCATTCACCAGACCCGGACGCCCGAAGGCGTCCGCCGCGTCGACCAGATGGTGCGCGTGCGCGACTACGACGCGCAAGAGAACCGCTGGGTCGTCGAGACCGTCTGGCCGGCGCCGCCGCCATCCAGGACCGGCTCCAGCGTCTCGTCGCCGGTCGAGCCGGCGCGGTCTTCGGCCCGGCGGAAGAAGAGAGGACGGCGGAGGCGTCAGTCCCGGAAGTGATCGAGTAACGGATTGAGCGGCCCGCGATGTCGCCGCGGGTCGTCACACCGATGGAATGGAGGAACCAACAATGAGCAGAACGGATGGGACAGACGCCGGCGCGCAGGAGCCGGTTCGGGTCACGACGCGGGAGGAGTTCGACGCCGCGATCGAGGAGCTGTTCCGGACGGGGCGGCCCATCGAGGCGCCGTCCCTGGAGGCTCTCGCCGGCTGGGACGTGGACCTCGAAGACGAGGCCGGCGCCATC includes the following:
- a CDS encoding CpaF family protein, which translates into the protein MELTVADLTPFLPGLEAALDDETVSEVMINGPGTVFIERAGRMTALDAPELTADAVARAAVQIARPLGRDPLSEPVIDARLADGSRVAICGPPAAPTAAITIRRFGGRAFTVAELTASGSLPAAVADETAAVLRHGRNVLISGGTGSGKTTLLNALVSLLPAEGRVVSIEDTLELRLRRTNGLRFEARGLGDRGVTIRDLVRHALRHRPDHIVVGEVRGAEAADLLQALNTGHGGSLATVHANNAAAALSRLATCAMQASDALPWAVVCRGVVDGIEAVIHQTRTPEGVRRVDQMVRVRDYDAQENRWVVETVWPAPPPSRTGSSVSSPVEPARSSARRKKRGRRRRQSRK
- a CDS encoding TraM recognition domain-containing protein, whose translation is IELHRMSPDRWVTLRDVYRSTLDPKRIERKLAEVEARVEPPGTLRVPMAAMASHGGELAAWSWKTAGDVARAPDEPALREQLDKLGIAFDVEPPVAGDPDRRERLDAIRRWFAQDWQALDPKLRSSIVEGLSVFLSVFDLPDVAAIFCPPRPPDAHGAPADAPAADAAPVVRPLPPLDEVIDAGKVLCLNMPAGTNPALSRAVGVLLKQAWLQTLLRRPAEMARRPGRIWRPAVFLCDEYQSFATVGEDDPAGDEKAFALTRQSRLIPIVATQSISSLRAVLGQSEAWRALLQTLRTRIFLSLGDDSSVQIASALCGQVARMKASYSFLEQTSQATASLLSGAPGGGTGSLSASKSFSERREALFHPRDFALLGNCQAIVLPYDGRRALDARRCYLKPDFLPRDRPYWRAREAGDL